In Paenibacillus sp. FSL M7-0420, a single genomic region encodes these proteins:
- a CDS encoding DeoR/GlpR family DNA-binding transcription regulator, producing MNPIRRHEMIMEVMLNQKDVTVNELSDKLQVTGKTIREDLSKLEEQGLIMRVHGGAVLAQSDQFGILPLRNPLDKYAEEKTEIARRALAHIAPDDIIALDGGSTTLEIARRLTNMPLTVITNDVYIISELVQRDNIRLVVPGGYRVRNMLAGPEAVSYVQKLNIQKAFLSATAVHIEHGLSIYTGDLIDFKQALVSTARQVFAACDHHKFGQTALRTFASLQEVDVLLTDSGLAPETAGLFRKAGINIEC from the coding sequence ATGAACCCGATACGGCGGCACGAGATGATTATGGAAGTTATGCTGAACCAGAAGGATGTAACCGTGAACGAATTGAGCGACAAGCTCCAGGTCACCGGCAAAACGATCCGCGAGGACTTAAGCAAGCTGGAGGAGCAGGGACTGATTATGCGCGTCCACGGCGGTGCCGTGCTGGCACAGAGCGATCAGTTCGGCATTCTGCCCCTGCGCAATCCGCTGGATAAATACGCTGAGGAGAAGACGGAGATTGCCCGGCGTGCGCTGGCGCATATCGCTCCGGATGATATCATTGCCCTGGACGGCGGAAGCACAACGCTTGAGATTGCCCGGCGGCTTACGAATATGCCTCTTACGGTCATTACCAATGATGTCTACATCATCAGTGAGCTGGTCCAGAGAGATAACATCCGTCTGGTCGTACCCGGCGGCTACCGTGTCCGCAATATGCTGGCCGGTCCCGAAGCCGTATCCTATGTACAGAAGCTTAATATTCAAAAAGCCTTCCTCTCGGCCACAGCCGTTCATATTGAACACGGCCTGTCCATCTATACCGGCGATCTTATAGATTTCAAACAGGCGTTAGTCTCCACGGCCCGTCAGGTGTTCGCCGCATGCGATCATCACAAGTTCGGTCAGACCGCGCTGCGCACCTTCGCTTCCCTGCAGGAGGTCGATGTTCTGCTGACAGACAGCGGGCTTGCCCCGGAGACCGCCGGGCTGTTCCGCAAGGCCGGCATCAACATTGAATGCTGA
- a CDS encoding YdcF family protein — MIYLIKFVYSFVLPPGIFVLLLLGMVVWLWKNSRRPAIVLLAVTLLLYLSMTSAVADTLIGSLERKYPQPASAEGDVIVILGGGATSGTPDLDGQGNMSGPAANRLLAAARLYRETGLPVIFSGGQVFADSGNEADIARRQLIGLGIPAEDILPENRSLNTEQNAVNTAKLMQEHGFSRPVLVTSGFHMPRSMLQFEHAGLMPQAFPVDFQASRPMSLYVSKFTPSAGAVSTTGLALKEYLGVIAAKLLP; from the coding sequence TTGATCTATCTCATTAAATTCGTATACAGCTTTGTCCTGCCGCCCGGGATATTCGTCCTGCTGCTGCTGGGCATGGTGGTCTGGCTGTGGAAAAATAGCCGCCGTCCCGCAATCGTGCTGCTGGCGGTCACACTCCTGCTCTATCTGTCGATGACCTCTGCTGTCGCCGACACGCTGATCGGGAGCTTGGAGCGGAAGTACCCTCAGCCTGCTTCCGCAGAGGGGGATGTGATCGTAATCCTCGGCGGCGGGGCCACCTCCGGCACCCCGGATCTGGACGGGCAGGGCAATATGTCCGGTCCGGCCGCGAACCGCCTGCTGGCGGCTGCGCGGCTGTACCGCGAGACTGGCCTGCCGGTTATTTTCTCCGGGGGACAGGTATTCGCCGACAGCGGCAATGAAGCGGATATCGCCCGGCGGCAGCTCATCGGCCTCGGCATCCCCGCAGAGGATATCCTGCCGGAGAACCGCTCGCTCAATACGGAGCAGAATGCGGTCAACACCGCGAAGCTCATGCAGGAGCATGGCTTCAGCCGTCCCGTTCTGGTGACCTCCGGCTTCCATATGCCGCGCAGCATGCTCCAGTTCGAGCATGCCGGACTTATGCCGCAGGCTTTTCCGGTCGATTTTCAGGCCAGCCGTCCTATGTCACTCTATGTAAGCAAATTCACTCCGTCCGCCGGAGCCGTCTCCACAACCGGGCTGGCGCTGAAGGAGTATCTGGGGGTAATCGCCGCGAAGCTGCTGCCTTGA
- the ybaK gene encoding Cys-tRNA(Pro) deacylase produces MNKTNAMRILDARKISYTIHSYDNEDGLIHGTAVAEKIGLPPEVVFKTLVAHSGPQPYVYVIPVAEELDLKRAARAAGVKKIELLPLKDLLKHTGYVRGGCSPVGMKKLYPTFIHSSAAELETIAVSAGRIGVQMELEPKLLGEAVSAVFTELIKEEV; encoded by the coding sequence ATGAACAAAACAAATGCCATGCGCATACTGGATGCAAGGAAGATAAGCTACACCATTCATAGCTACGACAATGAGGACGGGCTGATTCACGGAACAGCGGTTGCTGAGAAGATTGGCCTGCCTCCTGAGGTAGTATTCAAGACACTGGTCGCACACAGCGGACCGCAGCCGTATGTCTATGTGATCCCGGTTGCTGAGGAGCTGGATCTGAAGCGAGCCGCCAGAGCCGCCGGAGTGAAGAAGATTGAGCTGCTGCCGCTGAAGGACCTGCTGAAGCACACGGGATATGTCCGCGGGGGCTGTTCCCCTGTCGGGATGAAGAAGCTCTACCCTACGTTCATTCACAGCAGTGCGGCGGAGCTTGAGACAATCGCGGTCAGCGCAGGCCGGATCGGCGTTCAGATGGAGCTTGAGCCGAAGCTGCTGGGCGAAGCAGTGTCTGCGGTTTTTACAGAGTTGATTAAAGAGGAAGTGTAA
- a CDS encoding response regulator transcription factor, translating into MNRTIRVLLADDEPVILRGLKKLIAWESLGLDIVGEACDGIELKAMIDSCHPDLIISDISMPGYSGIDIIREIHHSGRPIKVVFISAYQEFTYARQAVQYGALDYLVKPVNTGQLEQVVIRAAMVIRQESEEERNKEMLKSYERKNLSVTVEEQLEQLTDGNKAAAATLARMGNTAITRYASVCVIETDEYGGQPSRWEERERKLVEFALLNIIKETVDSRGNGYVFRKGERFGVLLQHEHLNEPQQLMEDLHHKINSFLKLQVSIGIGRPASGIEEAADSYQSALKALRFRYFAGLNRVIPYPEESLEAAVPVSALAAIQSSLPEALKSLDKERLTALTGELLKTVRLLSGESRNQAVSYVYNAVIQLEQDMADFGADAGLLNQGEKPLLEKLADAPTFGTLQQEFEAVLSKMSEQLICRISSKEMPQLAQVKTYVEEHYAENITLESIAAMVYMNPYYFSSFFKKHTGQNFKNYVTEVRMGHAQRLLLQSDLMVYEIADRVGYNNARHFSDMFKKQFGKLPQEYKQSARS; encoded by the coding sequence ATGAACAGAACCATACGGGTGCTGCTCGCGGACGACGAGCCGGTTATTCTGCGCGGGCTGAAGAAGCTCATAGCCTGGGAGAGCCTCGGGCTTGATATAGTAGGGGAAGCTTGTGACGGGATAGAGCTGAAGGCGATGATCGACAGCTGTCATCCCGATCTGATTATCAGTGACATCAGTATGCCGGGTTATTCGGGTATAGATATTATCCGTGAAATTCATCATTCCGGGCGTCCGATCAAGGTGGTCTTTATCAGCGCCTATCAGGAATTTACTTATGCCCGGCAAGCGGTACAATACGGGGCGCTGGATTATCTGGTCAAGCCGGTGAATACGGGCCAGCTGGAGCAGGTAGTGATCCGCGCAGCTATGGTAATCCGCCAGGAATCCGAGGAAGAGCGCAACAAGGAAATGCTCAAGTCCTATGAGCGGAAGAACCTGTCTGTTACGGTGGAGGAGCAGCTGGAGCAGCTGACCGATGGCAATAAGGCGGCGGCAGCTACGCTTGCCCGGATGGGCAACACGGCAATTACCCGCTATGCCAGCGTGTGTGTCATTGAGACGGATGAATACGGCGGCCAGCCTTCACGCTGGGAGGAACGGGAACGCAAGCTGGTGGAGTTCGCTTTGCTGAATATCATCAAGGAGACAGTGGACAGCAGGGGCAACGGGTATGTGTTCCGAAAAGGAGAGCGTTTCGGGGTGCTGCTCCAGCATGAGCATCTGAATGAACCGCAGCAATTAATGGAGGATCTGCATCACAAAATCAACAGCTTTCTGAAGCTGCAGGTCTCAATAGGCATCGGCCGCCCGGCCAGCGGCATTGAAGAGGCGGCGGATTCTTACCAGTCTGCACTGAAAGCGCTAAGATTCAGATATTTCGCCGGATTGAACCGGGTAATTCCCTATCCCGAAGAGTCATTGGAGGCTGCTGTACCTGTATCTGCACTTGCTGCCATCCAGAGTAGCCTGCCGGAAGCGCTCAAATCACTCGACAAGGAGCGGCTAACGGCATTAACGGGCGAGCTGCTGAAGACCGTGCGGCTGCTCTCTGGAGAAAGCCGGAACCAGGCGGTGTCCTATGTGTATAATGCCGTGATCCAGCTTGAACAGGATATGGCTGACTTCGGCGCGGATGCGGGGCTGTTGAATCAGGGAGAGAAGCCGCTGCTGGAAAAGCTGGCGGATGCCCCGACCTTCGGCACACTGCAGCAGGAATTTGAAGCGGTCCTGTCCAAAATGTCTGAGCAGCTGATCTGCCGGATCTCCAGCAAGGAAATGCCGCAGCTTGCGCAGGTGAAAACCTATGTGGAGGAGCATTATGCCGAGAATATTACGCTGGAGTCCATAGCCGCCATGGTGTATATGAATCCTTATTATTTCAGCAGCTTCTTCAAGAAGCATACCGGCCAGAACTTCAAGAATTATGTTACTGAAGTGCGGATGGGTCATGCCCAGCGGCTGCTGCTGCAGAGTGATCTGATGGTCTACGAGATTGCCGACCGGGTCGGCTACAACAACGCGCGGCATTTCAGCGACATGTTCAAGAAGCAATTCGGCAAGCTGCCGCAGGAATACAAGCAATCGGCCAGGAGCTAA
- the aspA gene encoding aspartate ammonia-lyase: MTETEYRLEKDFLGSKQVEHQAYYGIQTLRAVENFPITGYRVHHELIKAMGIVKKSAALANMEIGRLYKGLGEVIVQAADEVIAGKWDEQFIVDPIQGGAGTSLNMNANEVIANRALELLGKAKGDYLQLSPNTHVNMAQSTNDAFPTAIHIATLSLLEQLLITMRTMHGVFLQKAAEFDSVIKMGRTHLQDAVPIRLGQEFEAYSRVLERDIQRIEHTRGHLYEVNMGATAVGTGLNADPRYIKRVVELLAEISGLPLVSAEHLVDATQNTDAYTEVSASLKVCMMNMSKIANDLRLMASGPRSGFNEITLPARQPGSSIMPGKVNPVMAEVINQVAFQVIGNDHTICLAAQAGQLELNVMEPVMVFNLIQSISIMNNSFRVFTDYCLAGIEANKEKLAREVERSVGIITAVNPHLGYEVVSRIAREAILTGESVRALCLKYNVLSEEELNLILDPYEMTHPGIAGAALLNHE; the protein is encoded by the coding sequence ATGACAGAGACGGAATATCGGCTGGAGAAGGATTTTTTGGGCAGCAAGCAAGTGGAGCATCAGGCCTATTACGGGATACAGACCCTCCGGGCGGTGGAGAATTTCCCGATTACCGGCTACCGTGTGCACCATGAATTAATCAAGGCGATGGGGATTGTCAAAAAATCCGCTGCGCTCGCCAACATGGAAATCGGCCGCCTCTATAAGGGTCTGGGTGAGGTTATTGTCCAAGCGGCTGACGAGGTGATTGCGGGGAAATGGGATGAGCAGTTCATCGTGGATCCGATTCAAGGCGGCGCGGGTACCTCACTGAATATGAATGCCAATGAAGTGATTGCGAACCGTGCGCTGGAGCTGCTGGGCAAGGCCAAAGGGGATTACTTACAGCTCAGTCCGAACACTCATGTGAATATGGCGCAATCGACGAACGATGCTTTTCCGACGGCGATTCATATTGCCACGCTATCGCTGCTGGAGCAGCTGCTGATTACGATGCGGACGATGCACGGTGTGTTTTTGCAGAAGGCGGCTGAATTCGATTCCGTGATTAAAATGGGGCGGACCCACCTGCAGGATGCGGTGCCGATCCGTCTCGGACAGGAATTCGAGGCGTACAGCCGGGTGCTGGAGCGTGATATTCAGCGGATCGAGCATACGCGCGGCCATCTGTATGAGGTGAACATGGGCGCGACCGCCGTAGGTACCGGACTGAACGCCGATCCCCGGTACATCAAGCGGGTCGTCGAGCTGCTGGCCGAGATCAGCGGTCTGCCGCTGGTCAGCGCGGAGCATCTGGTGGATGCTACGCAGAACACGGATGCTTATACCGAAGTCTCGGCCTCGCTGAAGGTCTGCATGATGAATATGTCCAAAATCGCCAATGACCTGCGGCTGATGGCCTCGGGCCCGCGTTCCGGCTTCAATGAGATTACGCTGCCGGCCCGCCAGCCGGGATCGTCCATCATGCCCGGTAAGGTGAATCCGGTGATGGCCGAGGTGATTAACCAGGTGGCTTTTCAGGTGATTGGCAATGATCATACGATCTGCCTCGCTGCTCAGGCCGGTCAACTGGAGCTGAACGTTATGGAGCCGGTGATGGTGTTCAATCTGATTCAGTCGATCAGCATCATGAACAATTCCTTCCGGGTGTTCACCGACTATTGTCTGGCAGGGATTGAAGCCAACAAGGAGAAGCTTGCGCGTGAGGTGGAGCGAAGCGTCGGTATCATTACCGCCGTGAACCCGCATCTGGGGTATGAGGTCGTCTCGCGGATTGCCAGGGAAGCCATTCTGACCGGAGAATCGGTGCGGGCCTTGTGTCTGAAGTACAATGTGCTTAGCGAGGAAGAGCTGAACCTGATTCTGGACCCGTATGAAATGACCCATCCCGGCATCGCGGGGGCCGCACTTTTGAATCATGAATAA
- a CDS encoding aminoglycoside phosphotransferase family protein encodes MNPYDEEKLTGGNVNEIIRKADTVRRPTGSWSPSIHALLQHLEQQNFAGAPRFLGVDEAGREILSFLPGEVPGNAYPELEPYMWSEETLTGLARLLRSYHDATVGFVPNSIHTEWQLPYADPDAHEVICHNDAALYNVVFQHGSPVALIDFDMAGPGPRLWDIAYTLYTSVPLAGFAPDYLTGSTVPYQADLHAADRQRRIQLFFEAYGLAVPEDLHVWLTRRLTAMCDTLKKEAGAGNPAFVTMVEEGHLAHYERELQFIADHYSEWTTA; translated from the coding sequence GTGAACCCCTATGATGAAGAGAAGTTAACCGGCGGAAATGTAAACGAAATTATCCGCAAGGCAGACACCGTCCGCCGTCCCACAGGGAGCTGGAGCCCAAGTATTCATGCACTGCTACAACATTTGGAGCAGCAGAATTTCGCAGGAGCACCCAGATTCCTGGGTGTAGATGAAGCTGGGCGCGAAATCCTATCCTTTCTTCCCGGCGAGGTTCCGGGCAACGCTTATCCTGAGCTGGAGCCGTACATGTGGTCGGAAGAGACCCTTACGGGCCTGGCGCGCCTGCTGCGCAGCTATCATGATGCAACGGTGGGCTTCGTACCGAATAGTATACATACGGAGTGGCAGCTTCCCTATGCCGATCCTGACGCACATGAAGTGATCTGCCATAATGACGCGGCGCTGTACAACGTGGTGTTTCAGCATGGTTCGCCCGTGGCGCTGATTGATTTCGACATGGCTGGTCCGGGCCCGCGCCTATGGGACATTGCCTATACCCTCTACACCTCAGTTCCGCTCGCCGGTTTTGCACCCGACTATCTGACAGGCTCCACGGTACCTTATCAGGCAGACCTGCATGCGGCAGACCGGCAGCGGCGGATTCAGCTGTTTTTTGAAGCCTATGGACTCGCTGTCCCGGAAGATCTGCATGTCTGGCTGACCCGGCGGCTCACGGCTATGTGCGATACGCTGAAGAAGGAGGCCGGGGCGGGCAATCCTGCTTTTGTCACAATGGTGGAAGAAGGCCACCTGGCCCACTACGAGCGCGAGCTGCAATTCATAGCCGACCATTACAGCGAATGGACTACTGCTTGA
- a CDS encoding YolD-like family protein — MAYWRQSVAKAKVAKRPTRDEFVLEELGNQLVEAKQEDSEILLTVWGKEEEVRGVIVEMDSRTGRVHVRNNEEIIKVPFMDIMQINYPRD; from the coding sequence ATGGCTTACTGGAGGCAAAGTGTGGCGAAGGCAAAAGTGGCAAAACGTCCCACCCGCGACGAATTCGTGCTTGAGGAGCTGGGCAACCAGCTGGTAGAGGCGAAGCAGGAGGATTCCGAGATTCTGCTGACGGTCTGGGGGAAGGAAGAAGAGGTGCGCGGGGTGATTGTAGAGATGGATTCGCGTACCGGCAGGGTGCATGTCAGAAATAACGAAGAGATTATCAAGGTGCCGTTCATGGACATTATGCAAATCAATTATCCCCGGGATTAG
- a CDS encoding ABC transporter ATP-binding protein produces the protein MENIRFEGVRKSFGDVAAVNGLDLSIGEGEVYALLGHNGAGKTTTLRLLLGLLEPDEGDIIVFGKNPIQEGDSVRGLCGVVSEDTGLYESLTVWDNLMYYADIYGMSRVESSSRIDELLRTFELHDKERTMIKGLSAGMSKKVALIRAMLHRPRILILDEPTNGLDPVSTTDLRKMLSRLAKEEGTTVIMTTHHLEEVQKLCDRVTILRHGRNIFTDSISMLQDSDHYLENGQFSLEKLYMDMEQGGGR, from the coding sequence ATGGAGAATATACGGTTCGAAGGGGTCAGAAAGTCCTTTGGCGATGTGGCTGCTGTAAACGGTCTGGATCTGAGTATTGGGGAGGGCGAGGTCTACGCACTGCTTGGGCATAATGGGGCGGGAAAGACCACAACGCTTCGCCTGCTGCTTGGTCTGCTGGAGCCGGATGAAGGGGATATCATTGTTTTTGGGAAGAATCCTATACAAGAGGGGGATAGCGTACGCGGTCTGTGCGGCGTTGTATCCGAAGATACAGGGCTGTACGAGTCTTTGACCGTCTGGGATAACCTGATGTATTACGCTGACATTTATGGCATGAGCCGTGTTGAATCGAGTAGCCGTATTGACGAGCTGCTGCGGACATTTGAACTGCATGACAAGGAACGAACGATGATTAAGGGGTTGTCTGCCGGCATGAGTAAAAAGGTTGCCCTGATCCGGGCCATGCTGCATAGACCGCGCATACTGATCCTGGATGAGCCTACGAATGGGCTTGATCCTGTCAGTACAACCGATCTAAGGAAGATGTTATCGCGGCTGGCGAAGGAGGAGGGGACCACTGTCATTATGACCACACATCATCTGGAAGAGGTCCAGAAGCTATGCGATCGAGTCACGATTCTGCGGCACGGGCGAAATATTTTTACCGATTCCATTTCAATGCTTCAAGACAGCGATCATTACCTGGAGAACGGCCAATTCAGTCTTGAAAAGCTGTATATGGATATGGAGCAGGGGGGAGGGCGATGA
- the kduD gene encoding 2-dehydro-3-deoxy-D-gluconate 5-dehydrogenase KduD: protein MSSLFSLAGKTAIVTGAAQGLGQGIAIAFAEAGADVVSVSLNSSDETVAACEAFGVKALSIAADLSDHSKLQAMFDEAVAFTGKVDILVNCAGMIRRTPAKDHSEKDWFDVINLNQNTVFLLSQIVGRHFLERGNGKIINIASMLSYQGGINVPGYTASKHAVAGLTKAFANEWAGSGLNINAIAPGYMATENTAPIRADQSRSDSILDRIPAGRWGTADDVKGPAVFLASAASDYLNGHILNVDGGWLAR from the coding sequence ATGTCATCTTTATTCAGCTTGGCAGGTAAGACAGCAATCGTAACAGGCGCAGCACAAGGTCTTGGACAAGGCATTGCCATCGCCTTCGCAGAAGCCGGTGCAGACGTAGTCTCCGTATCGCTTAATTCCAGTGACGAGACCGTAGCTGCTTGTGAAGCTTTTGGCGTCAAAGCACTGAGCATCGCCGCTGATCTCAGCGACCATTCCAAGCTTCAAGCCATGTTCGATGAAGCCGTTGCTTTCACCGGCAAAGTAGATATCCTGGTGAACTGTGCAGGCATGATCCGCCGTACTCCAGCCAAGGACCACAGTGAGAAAGACTGGTTCGATGTGATTAACCTTAACCAGAACACCGTCTTCCTGCTGTCCCAGATCGTCGGCCGCCACTTCCTCGAAAGAGGCAATGGTAAAATCATCAACATCGCCTCCATGCTCTCCTACCAGGGCGGCATCAACGTGCCGGGCTACACCGCAAGCAAGCATGCCGTAGCCGGTCTGACCAAAGCCTTTGCCAATGAATGGGCAGGCTCGGGCCTTAACATCAACGCAATTGCTCCAGGCTACATGGCTACAGAGAACACCGCTCCTATCCGTGCGGACCAGAGCCGCTCCGACTCCATCCTTGACCGTATTCCAGCCGGACGCTGGGGAACTGCCGATGATGTGAAGGGACCTGCCGTATTCCTGGCCTCCGCCGCTTCCGACTACCTGAACGGCCACATTCTGAATGTGGATGGCGGCTGGTTGGCTAGATAA
- the kduI gene encoding 5-dehydro-4-deoxy-D-glucuronate isomerase, which yields MERRFASHPNEVKQFDTERLRKEFHIPVIFAPDELKLVLTHEDRMIVGGANPVNGEVALTTDLKELGVTYFLERRELGVINVGGKGSVVVDGTEYEVDFKECLYVGQGSKDVIFKSADSAKPAKFYLNSAPAHQSYPTTKTTLAESESGAMGGLENSNERTIHRFIHTNGVQSAQLVMGMTQLKPGSMWNTMPSHTHPRRMEAYFYFDLPDDSIVFHLMGEPTETRHIVMHNEQAVISPSWSIHSGVGTHNYTFIWSMAGDNKRYDDMDPVGMKELQ from the coding sequence ATGGAAAGACGTTTTGCATCACATCCGAATGAAGTGAAGCAGTTTGACACTGAGCGCCTGCGTAAGGAGTTCCATATCCCGGTTATCTTTGCACCAGATGAGCTGAAGCTTGTCCTGACCCATGAAGACCGCATGATCGTTGGCGGAGCGAATCCGGTGAACGGCGAGGTGGCTCTGACCACGGACCTCAAGGAGCTGGGCGTAACCTATTTCCTGGAACGCCGTGAGCTGGGCGTTATCAATGTCGGCGGCAAGGGTTCGGTTGTTGTGGACGGAACTGAATATGAGGTTGATTTCAAGGAATGCCTGTATGTGGGCCAAGGCTCGAAGGATGTTATTTTCAAGAGTGCGGACAGCGCCAAGCCGGCCAAATTCTATCTGAATTCCGCTCCGGCACACCAGTCTTACCCGACTACGAAGACTACGCTGGCTGAATCCGAATCCGGAGCCATGGGCGGTCTGGAGAATTCCAACGAACGGACGATTCACCGCTTCATCCACACGAACGGTGTGCAGAGCGCACAGCTTGTCATGGGCATGACTCAGCTGAAGCCGGGCAGCATGTGGAACACCATGCCATCCCACACGCATCCGCGCCGGATGGAAGCCTACTTCTATTTCGATCTGCCGGACGATTCCATCGTCTTCCACCTGATGGGCGAACCGACCGAGACCCGCCACATCGTCATGCACAATGAACAGGCTGTCATCTCCCCGAGCTGGTCCATTCACAGCGGTGTTGGTACGCATAACTATACCTTCATCTGGAGCATGGCCGGAGACAACAAGCGGTATGATGATATGGACCCCGTAGGGATGAAAGAATTACAATAG
- a CDS encoding NUDIX hydrolase → MNEELLATFDEQGNRTGTAPRDEVHRQGLWHETFHCWFVRKADSGLRICLQLRSPEKRDYAGLLDITAAGHLLADETVMDGIREVQEELGLEIAFDELQPLGVIPYQMDSAGFMDRERAHVYVYENRYALSEFTPQVEEVAGIVEARFADFRSFISGADSKLHVQGFQVTVNGERIGIDELVDFTHFVPHEREYFRRVIEGIERLYGPATT, encoded by the coding sequence ATGAACGAGGAATTATTAGCTACGTTTGATGAGCAAGGCAATCGGACCGGAACCGCTCCCCGCGATGAGGTCCACAGGCAGGGGCTGTGGCATGAGACCTTCCACTGCTGGTTTGTCCGCAAGGCTGACAGTGGGCTGAGGATCTGCCTCCAGCTGCGCAGTCCGGAGAAGCGAGATTATGCCGGGCTGCTCGATATTACGGCTGCCGGACATCTGCTGGCTGACGAGACCGTTATGGACGGTATCCGCGAGGTGCAGGAGGAGCTGGGGCTTGAGATTGCTTTTGACGAGCTGCAGCCGCTGGGGGTCATCCCCTACCAGATGGACTCCGCCGGATTCATGGACCGTGAACGGGCGCATGTATATGTCTATGAGAACCGCTATGCACTAAGTGAATTCACCCCGCAGGTGGAAGAAGTGGCTGGAATCGTAGAGGCCCGCTTCGCTGACTTCCGCAGCTTCATCTCGGGAGCAGACAGCAAGCTTCATGTGCAGGGCTTCCAGGTCACCGTGAACGGGGAACGAATCGGCATCGACGAGCTGGTGGACTTCACGCACTTTGTCCCGCATGAGCGTGAATACTTCAGGCGGGTGATTGAGGGGATTGAGCGGTTGTACGGTCCAGCCACAACCTAA
- a CDS encoding helix-turn-helix transcriptional regulator produces the protein MKTRIRELRKERRISQEELAKALRVTRHTITSIENEKYIASLPLAYKISKFFGLPIEDIFDFSDVEDIDYEVF, from the coding sequence GTGAAGACAAGAATACGCGAACTGCGAAAAGAGCGGCGGATTTCCCAAGAGGAATTGGCTAAGGCACTGCGTGTCACACGCCACACCATCACTTCAATTGAGAACGAAAAATACATCGCCTCCCTCCCGCTTGCCTATAAAATTTCAAAATTTTTCGGTTTGCCGATCGAGGATATTTTTGATTTTTCAGATGTGGAGGATATCGACTATGAAGTCTTTTGA